In Nitrospirota bacterium, a single genomic region encodes these proteins:
- a CDS encoding transketolase: MASSIASPDMLAELQNKATQLRIESVRATTEAGSGHPSSCCSAADIVAALFFSVMRYDPKNPKALNSDRFVLSKGHAAPLLYAAWAEAGLFPKSDLLKLRTLASDLEGHPTPRLPFVDMATGSLGQGLPVGIGIALNAKFVDKLDHRIYVLMGDGESVEGSNWEAAEVARHHGLDNLCAIVDVNRLGQSDPTMLQHDMEAYRSRWAGFGWQALVVDGHDLAALLEAFDTAAGTKGKPTVLLAKTLKGKGISFMENHPSWHGKPIPKGAETQQAIDELTKQLKASSTAISIRKPSVPVQGPSPISPLPPSPYKIGEAVATREAFGQALEILGSVNPLVVGLDADVKNSTYTDKFGKKFPNRFFENFIAEQNMLGAAAGLAACGKIPFVATFAAFFTRAYDFVRMAAISGSNIKLVGTHIGVSIGEDGPSQMGLEDIAMMAAQPGVIVLYPSDATCTYRLAELAASHKGMVYIRAGRPKSPVLYGPEETFQLGGSKVIRQSASDALTIVAAGVTLFEALKAYDTLKAAGISVRIIDLYSISPIDRTTLLDSARATQGRMLTVEDHYAHGGLGDAVLSAVGPEGIKVHKLAVRTIPHSGKPDELVDHFGIGARSIVEAAKRITK; encoded by the coding sequence ATGGCTAGCTCAATCGCCTCCCCCGACATGCTTGCTGAACTGCAGAACAAGGCCACGCAGCTCCGGATCGAAAGTGTTCGTGCGACGACTGAAGCCGGGAGCGGGCATCCGTCCAGCTGCTGTTCGGCTGCGGATATTGTTGCAGCCCTGTTCTTCTCTGTCATGCGGTATGATCCCAAGAATCCGAAAGCCCTCAATAGCGACCGGTTTGTCTTGTCAAAGGGCCATGCAGCTCCGTTGCTCTATGCCGCCTGGGCCGAGGCAGGGCTCTTCCCAAAAAGCGATCTCTTGAAGTTGCGCACCTTGGCCTCGGACCTGGAGGGGCACCCGACTCCTCGCTTGCCGTTTGTCGATATGGCCACTGGCTCGTTGGGGCAAGGGCTTCCAGTCGGCATCGGCATCGCCCTGAACGCAAAATTCGTCGATAAGCTGGATCACAGGATCTACGTCTTGATGGGCGATGGAGAATCAGTCGAGGGATCCAATTGGGAAGCGGCTGAGGTCGCACGTCATCATGGGTTGGATAACCTCTGCGCCATTGTCGATGTGAATCGGCTGGGGCAAAGCGATCCCACCATGCTGCAACATGACATGGAGGCCTATCGCTCCCGGTGGGCCGGCTTTGGGTGGCAAGCGCTGGTGGTCGACGGGCACGATCTTGCCGCGCTGCTTGAGGCGTTCGATACTGCCGCCGGCACCAAAGGCAAACCGACTGTGCTCCTTGCCAAGACGTTGAAGGGGAAGGGTATTTCCTTTATGGAAAACCATCCCAGCTGGCATGGGAAACCGATCCCCAAAGGCGCGGAGACCCAACAGGCGATCGATGAATTGACCAAACAATTGAAGGCCAGCAGCACGGCTATCTCGATTCGGAAACCGTCAGTGCCGGTCCAGGGGCCTTCACCGATCAGTCCCCTCCCGCCGTCGCCCTACAAGATCGGCGAGGCAGTCGCCACCCGTGAAGCCTTCGGCCAGGCCCTTGAGATATTGGGCTCGGTCAATCCGCTGGTTGTCGGCCTGGATGCCGACGTGAAAAATTCGACCTACACCGACAAGTTCGGCAAGAAGTTTCCCAATCGGTTCTTTGAAAACTTTATTGCGGAACAAAACATGCTGGGGGCCGCAGCCGGCTTAGCTGCCTGCGGGAAGATTCCCTTCGTGGCGACATTCGCCGCCTTCTTTACCCGAGCCTACGATTTCGTCCGCATGGCAGCCATCAGCGGTTCGAATATCAAACTGGTTGGCACCCATATCGGCGTGAGCATTGGAGAGGACGGTCCCTCGCAGATGGGATTGGAAGATATTGCAATGATGGCGGCGCAGCCTGGCGTCATCGTGTTGTACCCATCCGATGCGACCTGTACCTATCGGCTTGCCGAATTGGCTGCCTCCCACAAAGGGATGGTGTACATCAGGGCCGGCCGGCCCAAGTCTCCTGTCCTGTATGGACCGGAGGAAACGTTCCAGCTCGGCGGGTCGAAGGTCATTCGCCAGAGCGCGTCGGATGCCCTGACGATCGTGGCGGCCGGCGTTACGCTCTTCGAGGCCCTGAAGGCCTACGACACATTGAAGGCGGCCGGCATCTCCGTGCGGATCATCGATCTGTACAGCATTTCCCCTATCGATCGCACCACGTTGCTGGACAGCGCCAGGGCCACACAGGGACGCATGCTCACCGT